The Niastella koreensis GR20-10 genome includes a window with the following:
- a CDS encoding glycoside hydrolase family 88/105 protein, whose protein sequence is MKQTIQCLALALGIAQLQPVICEAQSKKAMADFSKWPAGTSPQEVGKKVAEHFVVTPHTNFGRTTPPKTITYPETCTWYGALTFAKQSGDKELVQKLVQRFDPMFGAQDTLIPKPVHVDATVFGAVPFELYMQTKDNRYLEIGKRFADKQWENPEGPHVKPESQDFLNRGYSWQTRMWIDDMFMITAVQSQAYRATNDKKYIERAAKEMVLYLDSLQKPNGLFYHAPDVPYFWGRGDGWMAAGMAEVLRSLPKDSQYRERIMKGYKSMMASLLKYQAESGMWRQLIDDPEAWPETSCTGMFTFAMITGVKNGWLDAATYGPTARKGWLALITYIDSNNDVREVCEGTNKKNDRQYYIDRKRNIGDLHGQAPVLWCATALLR, encoded by the coding sequence ATGAAACAAACGATTCAATGCCTGGCATTGGCGCTGGGAATTGCACAATTGCAGCCAGTAATCTGTGAAGCACAATCAAAAAAGGCGATGGCTGATTTTTCAAAATGGCCTGCAGGAACTTCGCCACAGGAAGTTGGTAAAAAAGTAGCGGAGCATTTTGTAGTTACTCCGCATACTAATTTTGGCCGCACCACACCACCCAAAACAATTACTTATCCCGAAACCTGTACCTGGTATGGCGCACTCACCTTTGCCAAACAATCGGGTGATAAAGAACTGGTGCAAAAACTGGTGCAACGGTTTGATCCGATGTTTGGGGCACAGGATACCCTGATCCCTAAACCAGTGCATGTAGATGCCACTGTATTCGGCGCAGTACCGTTTGAATTGTATATGCAAACAAAAGACAACCGCTATCTTGAAATTGGAAAGCGTTTTGCCGATAAACAATGGGAAAACCCGGAAGGGCCGCATGTAAAACCTGAATCGCAGGACTTTTTAAACAGAGGCTACTCCTGGCAAACCCGCATGTGGATCGATGATATGTTTATGATCACTGCGGTACAATCACAGGCTTACCGCGCTACCAATGATAAAAAATACATTGAAAGGGCGGCGAAGGAAATGGTACTGTATCTGGATTCATTGCAAAAGCCCAACGGCCTGTTTTACCATGCACCCGATGTGCCTTATTTCTGGGGCCGCGGCGATGGTTGGATGGCAGCCGGAATGGCCGAGGTGCTGCGTTCATTACCCAAAGACAGCCAATACCGCGAACGGATAATGAAGGGCTACAAAAGCATGATGGCCTCCCTGTTGAAATACCAGGCAGAAAGCGGCATGTGGCGGCAGTTGATCGATGATCCTGAAGCATGGCCCGAAACTTCCTGCACCGGTATGTTCACCTTTGCCATGATCACCGGTGTCAAGAATGGCTGGCTCGATGCCGCTACCTACGGACCTACCGCCCGCAAAGGCTGGCTGGCGCTGATCACTTACATCGATAGTAATAACGATGTACGCGAAGTGTGTGAAGGCACCAATAAAAAGAACGATCGTCAATACTATATCGACCGCAAACGTAATATCGGCGACCTGCACGGTCAGGCCCCGGTGTTATGGTGTGCTACAGCATTGTTACGATAA
- a CDS encoding SusC/RagA family TonB-linked outer membrane protein: protein MLHLRHQKRYGNTFFKNSAFIAVCLLCFYIFLPVMLQAQEKSVTVKGTVRNETGEPLSGVSVVVKGTTIGSSTKADGVFQITAPVNSTLSITMVGYVNKEIKIGTTDQLALSVSLSSDKLEMDKVIVVGYGTRRKSDVTGSIVSISEQSIKDIPSSNLATAIQGQGAGIDIQRSGANSKPGATPNILIRGSRSLGASNDPLIVVDGIPFNGSINDLNQDDVASVEILKDGSSTAIYGSRGANGVILITTKRGKTAKAVFTYSGYAGTSKLTKEFPIMNAAEFTDLKKWANIIGNPGKYSGLDDPQFLTNGVFDPAEVEGLKTGRNTDWQSLIYKTGRITDHQLGVSGGSDQTQYAISGGYFNQTGIYYGQSFERATVKLSIDQQLGKIFKVGLNSLNTYSVRKGESANPMAQALRASPLASPYDSAGNILNTYVPGSANQVWNPLADLIPGAAVENRKRLGTFTTLYLEANLFKGLKYRLNAGAEIRSDVYGNFYSDKTSFRVNQGGSASSNRNEVSNNYTLENLLIYDATIAQKHKLNFTGLYSLQEVSSKSNQFDNTNILADYLAYFNPTYGSNLKGTGSSSKADILSYMGRVNYSFNDRYLLTLTVRADGSSRLAEGNKWHSFPSAAFAWNVSRENFMQNIPAISNLKLRASYGSVGQQSIKAYQTLGQLSGLVYNYGSNMVTGAYLTSTINGTLSWEYTKTANLGIDFGVLGNRITGSVEVYKAYTNKLLLPQTLTPTSGIPNPIVTNVGKTENKGIEVHISTTNIQAQTRNNFSWTSDFNFFMNRGKITQLAGGTTKDVANGWFVGQPLDVYYDYKRQGIWQNTAEDTAAAKALGLSVSGTSSVIGTIRVADVSGPDGKPDSKIDATYDRIIVGTSQPKWEGGTTQRFGYRGFDLTVVAFARWGYTMNSSLYGGGFVNTYQGTYNNIKTHYWTPDNHEPWNPKPNSAATNPLNRSVMSYFDGSFLKIRSISLGYNLDQSLVKRIGAKNFRVYATAADPFILFSPYRRAGGIDPEGSGTVGVDTPPTWSLIFGINMSF from the coding sequence ATGCTACACTTGCGACACCAAAAAAGGTACGGCAATACCTTTTTTAAAAACAGTGCATTCATTGCTGTATGCCTGTTATGCTTTTACATCTTTCTGCCTGTCATGCTGCAGGCACAGGAAAAATCAGTAACCGTAAAAGGAACCGTGAGGAATGAAACCGGCGAACCGCTCTCCGGCGTTTCGGTAGTAGTGAAAGGAACTACTATTGGTTCCTCCACAAAAGCAGATGGCGTTTTTCAGATTACTGCCCCGGTGAACAGCACACTTTCCATTACCATGGTGGGTTATGTAAACAAAGAAATAAAAATAGGCACCACCGATCAGCTGGCCCTGAGTGTTTCCTTAAGCTCAGATAAACTGGAAATGGATAAGGTGATCGTGGTGGGGTATGGTACCCGGCGTAAATCGGATGTTACCGGTTCAATTGTTTCTATCAGCGAACAATCAATAAAAGACATTCCATCTTCCAACCTGGCCACTGCTATTCAGGGACAAGGCGCGGGGATAGATATTCAGCGGAGCGGCGCCAACAGCAAACCAGGCGCTACACCAAACATTTTAATCAGGGGCTCCAGGTCGTTAGGCGCCAGCAACGACCCCTTGATCGTCGTGGATGGTATCCCGTTCAACGGTAGTATCAACGACCTGAACCAGGATGATGTGGCTTCGGTTGAAATTTTAAAAGATGGTTCCTCTACCGCCATTTATGGTTCAAGGGGCGCCAATGGGGTAATTCTGATCACTACCAAACGCGGCAAAACCGCCAAAGCCGTATTTACTTACAGTGGCTATGCAGGCACCAGCAAATTAACAAAGGAGTTTCCGATAATGAATGCCGCGGAGTTTACTGATCTGAAAAAATGGGCGAACATTATTGGTAATCCGGGTAAATACAGCGGGCTCGATGATCCGCAGTTCCTCACCAATGGCGTGTTTGATCCTGCAGAGGTGGAGGGTTTGAAAACAGGCCGCAATACCGACTGGCAAAGCCTTATTTATAAAACCGGCAGGATCACCGATCACCAGTTAGGGGTTTCCGGTGGGAGCGATCAAACGCAATATGCGATCTCAGGCGGTTACTTTAACCAAACCGGTATTTACTACGGACAAAGTTTTGAGCGGGCAACCGTAAAACTGAGCATCGATCAACAGTTAGGGAAAATATTTAAAGTAGGATTGAACTCCCTGAATACCTACTCGGTACGTAAAGGAGAAAGTGCTAACCCCATGGCCCAGGCGTTACGCGCCAGTCCGTTGGCATCGCCATATGATAGTGCAGGAAATATTTTAAATACATATGTGCCGGGAAGCGCCAATCAGGTTTGGAACCCACTGGCCGACCTGATCCCCGGCGCTGCTGTAGAAAACAGGAAACGCCTGGGAACATTCACTACGCTGTACCTGGAAGCGAATTTATTCAAAGGATTGAAGTACCGGTTGAATGCCGGCGCTGAGATCAGATCGGATGTGTATGGAAATTTTTATTCGGACAAAACAAGTTTCCGGGTTAACCAGGGCGGTTCTGCCTCCTCAAACCGGAATGAAGTATCCAATAACTATACCCTGGAAAACCTGTTGATCTATGATGCTACTATTGCGCAAAAACATAAATTGAATTTTACCGGCCTGTACAGCTTGCAGGAAGTAAGCTCCAAATCGAACCAGTTCGATAATACCAACATCCTGGCCGATTACCTCGCTTATTTCAACCCAACCTACGGATCAAATCTGAAGGGAACAGGTAGTTCATCCAAAGCAGACATCCTTTCCTATATGGGCCGGGTGAACTATAGTTTCAACGATCGTTACTTATTGACATTGACCGTTCGCGCCGATGGCTCCTCCCGTTTGGCCGAAGGAAATAAATGGCATTCCTTCCCCTCGGCAGCATTTGCCTGGAATGTAAGCCGGGAAAATTTTATGCAAAATATACCTGCCATCAGTAACCTGAAATTAAGGGCCAGCTATGGAAGCGTTGGGCAACAGTCGATCAAGGCTTATCAAACGCTGGGACAATTATCCGGACTGGTATATAACTACGGCTCCAACATGGTAACCGGCGCTTACCTTACTTCTACCATTAACGGAACACTTAGCTGGGAATATACAAAAACAGCCAACCTGGGTATCGACTTTGGGGTGCTGGGAAACCGTATTACCGGTTCGGTGGAAGTATATAAAGCATATACCAACAAACTGTTGTTGCCGCAAACATTAACGCCCACCTCGGGCATACCCAATCCTATTGTTACCAACGTAGGTAAAACTGAGAACAAGGGTATTGAAGTGCACATCAGCACTACCAACATTCAGGCCCAAACCCGTAATAATTTCAGCTGGACGAGTGATTTCAACTTCTTTATGAACCGGGGTAAAATAACCCAGCTGGCAGGAGGGACAACAAAAGATGTTGCCAATGGCTGGTTTGTTGGACAGCCGCTGGATGTATACTATGATTACAAACGGCAGGGTATTTGGCAGAACACGGCGGAAGATACTGCGGCGGCAAAAGCGCTGGGCTTGTCGGTGTCTGGTACCTCATCTGTTATTGGAACCATTCGCGTGGCAGATGTGAGTGGTCCCGATGGAAAACCCGATTCAAAGATCGATGCTACTTACGACCGCATTATTGTAGGAACAAGTCAGCCTAAGTGGGAAGGTGGTACTACCCAGCGTTTTGGTTACCGCGGTTTTGATTTAACTGTGGTAGCATTTGCACGGTGGGGTTATACCATGAACAGCAGTTTGTATGGCGGTGGATTTGTAAACACCTACCAGGGAACTTATAACAATATAAAAACACATTACTGGACACCCGATAACCACGAACCGTGGAACCCCAAGCCAAATTCCGCAGCTACCAATCCCTTGAATCGTTCGGTGATGAGTTATTTCGACGGCTCATTTCTAAAGATCAGAAGCATCAGTCTTGGTTATAACCTGGACCAGTCATTGGTAAAACGCATAGGCGCAAAGAATTTCCGGGTATATGCAACCGCTGCAGATCCGTTCATTCTGTTTTCGCCATACCGCCGGGCAGGAGGTATAGATCCTGAGGGCTCAGGAACAGTGGGTGTAGATACCCCGCCTACCTGGTCGCTGATTTTTGGTATTAATATGTCGTTTTAA
- a CDS encoding 3-keto-disaccharide hydrolase produces the protein MKKLFVILGILLVCDTYAQQMKPLFNGKDLTGWYSFLKSEGKNNDSAGVFSVKDGLLHVTGKEFGYIVTNKKFNDFHLVAEFKWGERKYPPRENRVRDNGILYCVADSDRVWPRAIECQIQEGDCGDFWLIDSVTLIIEGTQTQATKNTRVAKKKDNEKPTGEWNRLEIIFKNGKCTHIMNGVVVNEGTDASLHTGRILVQSEGAEIYYRKIEIEEL, from the coding sequence ATGAAGAAGCTGTTTGTTATATTGGGCATACTGCTTGTCTGTGACACCTACGCACAGCAAATGAAGCCTTTATTCAATGGAAAGGACCTTACCGGCTGGTATTCGTTTTTGAAAAGCGAAGGGAAAAATAATGACTCTGCAGGTGTATTTTCTGTTAAAGACGGCTTGCTGCATGTCACGGGGAAGGAGTTCGGGTATATTGTCACCAATAAAAAGTTCAACGATTTTCATTTAGTGGCTGAGTTTAAGTGGGGTGAAAGAAAATACCCGCCCAGGGAAAACCGGGTGCGTGATAATGGAATTTTATATTGCGTGGCGGATAGTGACAGGGTATGGCCCAGGGCTATTGAATGCCAGATCCAGGAAGGAGATTGCGGCGATTTCTGGTTAATTGATAGTGTTACATTAATAATAGAAGGCACCCAAACCCAGGCTACCAAAAATACCCGGGTTGCCAAGAAAAAAGATAATGAAAAACCTACTGGTGAATGGAACCGGCTGGAGATCATTTTTAAAAATGGGAAATGCACGCACATTATGAACGGTGTGGTGGTAAATGAAGGCACTGACGCCAGCTTGCACACTGGAAGGATCCTGGTACAATCAGAAGGAGCCGAGATCTATTATCGTAAAATTGAAATAGAGGAATTGTAA
- a CDS encoding alpha-L-fucosidase, translated as MNLIKLSILIVIVCSCLITTAQERAAWMKKARWGIMVHYLADWRSRTDSITTTPAVWNEMINQFDVEGLAKQVKETGAGYLIFTIGQNSGFYCTPNKTYERLTDNRGKCSQRDLITDLSAALKKQGIKLIVYLPSGAPVGDSAARKALKFENGPHQNFEFQHNWEAIIREWSQRWGNKVDGWWFDGCYWPNIMYRNEQAPNFASFAAAARAGNSESIVAFNPGVVYRTLSLTPYEDYTAGEVDKPEYISIKRSYEGKVDGKQIHVLSFLGRTWGMGDPRFTSDQVIGFSNQVIQAEGAITWDTPVQRNGMIDPAILQLLKALGTRAGNK; from the coding sequence GTGAACCTCATTAAACTTTCTATCCTCATTGTAATAGTATGCTCCTGCCTTATTACCACTGCGCAGGAACGGGCTGCCTGGATGAAAAAGGCCCGCTGGGGCATTATGGTGCATTACCTGGCCGACTGGCGTTCACGAACAGACAGTATCACTACAACCCCTGCTGTATGGAATGAGATGATCAATCAATTTGATGTGGAAGGATTGGCGAAGCAGGTCAAAGAGACTGGCGCCGGGTATTTGATCTTTACCATTGGGCAAAACTCGGGATTCTATTGTACACCCAATAAAACTTATGAACGCCTCACTGACAACAGGGGTAAATGTTCCCAACGCGATTTAATAACCGATCTGTCAGCCGCTTTAAAAAAGCAAGGTATAAAGCTTATTGTATACCTGCCATCAGGTGCGCCGGTAGGGGATTCTGCAGCAAGAAAAGCCTTAAAGTTTGAAAATGGCCCGCATCAGAACTTTGAATTTCAGCATAACTGGGAAGCCATTATCAGGGAATGGTCGCAACGTTGGGGAAATAAAGTTGATGGCTGGTGGTTCGATGGTTGTTACTGGCCCAATATCATGTATAGAAATGAGCAGGCGCCCAATTTTGCCAGCTTTGCAGCGGCTGCCCGTGCCGGCAATTCAGAAAGCATTGTAGCATTTAATCCGGGTGTAGTATACCGAACGCTTTCTCTTACACCCTATGAAGATTATACTGCGGGTGAAGTAGATAAACCGGAATATATTTCCATAAAACGTTCTTATGAGGGTAAGGTTGATGGAAAACAAATTCATGTATTAAGCTTTCTGGGAAGAACATGGGGGATGGGCGATCCACGCTTTACGAGCGACCAGGTTATTGGTTTCAGCAACCAGGTAATACAGGCTGAAGGCGCTATCACCTGGGATACCCCTGTGCAGCGCAATGGCATGATTGATCCCGCCATTCTACAATTATTGAAGGCGTTAGGAACGCGTGCAGGCAACAAATAA
- a CDS encoding RagB/SusD family nutrient uptake outer membrane protein: MKKIFLFCSGLLIAMSGCNKKLNEEPNSILVPAFFQTSQGLQAGLDAAYAGMRNFWGAQELFTATVIGTDEFQRGVDGNSDINLYSYTSTHGTITTLWKAAYVFINTCNGVIDYADKVDMPAATKNNIVAEAKFLRANYYFILVQFWADVTLTLHFQSVATTSASRDPMASVYDAIIQDLKDAAAVLPASPKSNGVLSGKATAAAAKHVLAKVYLTRAGSAAKKADDYQNAYNTAVDIINNKATLGLNLLPDFNKVFAEGNEDNEEVLWTVQHTANLAYNGPNNSGISSSSGISTYSADNVLNHMWVGQYEKRPGMIRSTPYGRPYIRCIPTRWLTDTAFKERVNDTRYSKTFQTVWYANNPDPKGYPVWPNPLPAGAPAGAVSGQPKFKLGDTAIYMPGVDASDAKIAATPYLLVPPRKYDNTLSATMMKYFDTKRADLNSPSVRPVIAFRLAETYLVAAEAAYMLGNMPDAVKYINAVRERAAYPTGNATAMDITASDLSQDFILDERTRELCGENVRWWDLVRTGKLLQRVRMHNKEAAANIIEKHVLRPIPQAQIDATTTGDPYNNSLYFPLWN, from the coding sequence ATGAAAAAGATATTTCTTTTCTGCAGTGGGCTCCTGATCGCCATGAGCGGCTGCAATAAAAAATTAAATGAAGAACCAAATTCGATATTGGTGCCGGCATTCTTTCAAACCAGCCAGGGTTTACAGGCCGGCCTGGATGCCGCTTATGCAGGCATGCGCAACTTCTGGGGCGCGCAGGAATTGTTTACCGCCACTGTAATAGGCACCGATGAATTTCAGCGTGGGGTGGATGGCAACAGCGATATAAACCTGTACAGCTACACATCAACGCATGGCACCATTACCACCCTGTGGAAAGCGGCCTATGTTTTCATCAATACCTGTAACGGGGTTATTGACTATGCCGATAAGGTAGATATGCCGGCAGCCACAAAAAACAACATCGTGGCAGAAGCCAAATTCCTGCGGGCCAATTATTATTTTATACTCGTGCAGTTTTGGGCTGATGTTACGTTGACCTTGCATTTTCAATCAGTAGCAACTACATCGGCCAGCCGCGATCCTATGGCAAGTGTGTATGATGCCATTATCCAGGACCTGAAAGATGCTGCCGCTGTATTGCCTGCCAGCCCCAAAAGCAATGGGGTTTTATCAGGTAAAGCTACAGCCGCAGCCGCGAAACATGTGCTGGCGAAGGTATACCTTACCCGTGCGGGGTCCGCTGCAAAAAAGGCCGATGATTATCAGAATGCCTATAACACCGCAGTTGATATTATCAATAACAAGGCAACGTTGGGATTGAATTTATTACCCGATTTTAATAAAGTGTTTGCCGAAGGAAATGAAGACAATGAAGAGGTATTATGGACTGTACAACACACAGCGAACCTGGCATATAATGGCCCTAATAACAGTGGTATAAGCTCGAGCAGCGGCATCAGTACATACAGCGCCGACAATGTGTTGAACCATATGTGGGTGGGGCAGTATGAAAAAAGACCAGGCATGATCCGCAGTACGCCGTATGGCCGTCCGTATATCCGTTGTATTCCTACCCGTTGGTTAACCGATACGGCATTTAAAGAAAGAGTGAATGATACCCGTTACAGCAAAACCTTTCAAACCGTATGGTATGCCAACAATCCCGATCCCAAAGGGTATCCGGTTTGGCCAAATCCCTTACCCGCCGGCGCGCCGGCAGGAGCGGTATCGGGACAACCAAAATTTAAATTGGGTGATACGGCTATTTATATGCCGGGCGTAGATGCCAGTGATGCAAAGATCGCCGCTACGCCTTACCTGTTGGTTCCTCCCCGTAAGTATGACAATACGCTTTCCGCTACCATGATGAAATATTTCGATACAAAGAGAGCCGATCTGAATTCACCATCCGTACGGCCGGTGATCGCATTCCGGCTGGCTGAAACTTACCTGGTGGCAGCTGAAGCCGCCTATATGCTGGGCAATATGCCGGATGCTGTAAAGTACATCAATGCCGTACGGGAAAGAGCGGCGTATCCAACCGGCAATGCAACGGCCATGGATATAACTGCGTCTGACTTATCGCAGGACTTTATATTGGATGAGCGCACCCGCGAGCTGTGTGGTGAAAATGTACGCTGGTGGGACCTGGTGCGTACCGGTAAATTATTACAACGGGTACGCATGCATAATAAAGAAGCAGCAGCCAACATCATTGAGAAACATGTGTTGCGTCCCATACCCCAGGCGCAAATAGATGCTACCACAACAGGCGATCCGTATAATAATAGTTTGTATTTTCCCTTATGGAATTAG
- a CDS encoding DUF4998 domain-containing protein has translation MRVRKYSIYIAMLVVYSAGLFACSKMNATYEDFIKDGEVVYIAKVDSVTAYPGNNRMALSMLLTSDPRISKVKVYWSAGGQTDSTEKAVQRTDNVDTVRFSFNKLAEGTYTFNIYSYDKAGHRSVKNDVIGTVYGDRYISQLVNRAIKSSAYSDAAQTATIKWYGVGADVIGQEILYTDNFGAQQKFYSKNEGPADSTVLPVYKKGSSLQFRTLYKPAPNAIDTFYSNYEYRQVP, from the coding sequence ATGCGTGTAAGGAAATATAGCATCTATATAGCCATGCTGGTTGTTTACAGCGCCGGGCTGTTTGCATGCAGTAAGATGAATGCTACCTATGAAGATTTTATTAAAGATGGCGAGGTCGTGTACATTGCAAAGGTAGATTCTGTAACAGCTTATCCCGGTAACAACCGGATGGCTTTGTCAATGCTGCTGACCTCAGACCCGCGCATCAGCAAAGTGAAAGTATACTGGAGCGCCGGTGGTCAAACCGATTCAACGGAAAAAGCGGTGCAGCGAACCGACAATGTGGATACCGTACGTTTTTCATTTAATAAACTGGCAGAAGGTACGTACACCTTCAATATTTATTCCTACGATAAAGCGGGGCACAGGTCAGTGAAAAACGATGTAATCGGAACGGTGTATGGCGACAGGTATATTTCCCAACTGGTAAACCGGGCAATAAAAAGCAGCGCTTACAGCGATGCGGCGCAAACGGCTACTATTAAATGGTATGGCGTAGGCGCAGATGTAATTGGCCAGGAAATATTATATACCGACAACTTTGGTGCGCAACAAAAGTTTTATTCAAAGAACGAAGGGCCGGCCGACAGTACCGTGTTGCCGGTTTATAAAAAAGGAAGTTCACTTCAGTTCAGGACCCTGTACAAACCAGCACCTAATGCTATTGATACATTTTATTCCAATTATGAGTACCGGCAGGTACCATGA
- a CDS encoding glycoside hydrolase family 28 protein — MKKAVIGIAFLISMIWVQAAPPVIIDITRYGAVADGKTINTAAIQKAIDECHQKGGGKVVFPAGSWLSGTIVLKDQVTLQFDKDARLLGSTDINDYQNIDPFTDGLGVDVGWALLVAVDAKNIGIEGDGAIDGQGAKLKEQQITTDTRPESQRWGRRPFLVRIVRCENVTVKGITLNYAAAWTSHYFQSKKITIENVKIVSHGVAHNDGIDIDGCQDVRIKNCDIVSGDDALCFKTTASTMACSNIVVSGMRLKSNQGAIKMGTESMAPFENITITGCYIYDTNNGGIKLLTVDGAHLRNVNISDITMVNVKTPMLLRLGSRLSVFRKGKDSQQPTGTLENIVIKNVKASAAANSQLTPPTGILITGVPGHYITNVTLENIEISLAGGGTAENAQQQVPEAIDKYPEVKTFGPLVPAYGIWARHVKGLKLVNITLNLANKDERPALICEDGQDIELNGRKISETTKAPTTIHLENITNTLTR; from the coding sequence ATGAAAAAAGCAGTAATTGGTATAGCGTTTCTGATTAGTATGATATGGGTGCAGGCTGCACCACCGGTTATAATTGACATTACCCGGTATGGGGCGGTGGCCGATGGCAAAACAATTAATACCGCTGCAATTCAAAAAGCAATAGATGAATGCCATCAAAAGGGGGGTGGTAAAGTGGTGTTTCCGGCAGGTAGCTGGCTTTCTGGCACCATTGTATTAAAAGACCAGGTTACCCTGCAGTTTGATAAGGACGCACGCTTACTGGGCAGTACAGATATAAACGATTATCAAAACATAGATCCATTCACCGATGGGCTGGGCGTTGATGTAGGCTGGGCATTGCTGGTTGCGGTTGACGCAAAAAACATTGGCATTGAAGGCGATGGCGCCATCGACGGCCAGGGAGCCAAATTAAAAGAACAACAGATAACTACGGATACCCGGCCGGAATCGCAACGCTGGGGCCGGCGCCCGTTTTTAGTACGTATCGTTCGGTGTGAAAACGTAACCGTAAAAGGCATCACACTCAATTATGCTGCCGCCTGGACCTCGCATTATTTCCAAAGCAAAAAAATAACTATTGAAAATGTAAAAATTGTAAGCCATGGCGTGGCGCACAATGACGGCATTGATATAGATGGTTGCCAGGATGTACGCATTAAAAACTGTGATATTGTTAGTGGGGATGATGCGCTGTGTTTTAAAACCACGGCAAGCACCATGGCGTGCAGTAATATAGTGGTGAGCGGCATGCGATTAAAAAGCAACCAGGGCGCTATAAAAATGGGCACCGAGTCAATGGCCCCGTTTGAAAATATCACCATCACCGGTTGCTATATCTACGACACCAATAACGGCGGGATAAAACTATTAACCGTAGATGGCGCTCATTTGCGCAATGTAAATATCTCAGACATCACCATGGTAAATGTAAAAACGCCCATGTTGTTGCGCCTGGGATCGCGGTTAAGCGTATTCAGAAAAGGGAAAGATAGCCAGCAACCCACCGGAACACTGGAAAACATTGTCATTAAAAATGTAAAAGCCAGCGCTGCTGCAAATTCCCAGTTAACACCGCCCACAGGCATTCTTATCACTGGTGTACCCGGCCATTACATCACCAATGTTACGCTGGAGAATATCGAGATCAGCCTGGCAGGCGGCGGTACTGCAGAGAATGCGCAACAGCAGGTGCCTGAAGCCATTGATAAATATCCCGAGGTAAAAACGTTTGGTCCGTTGGTGCCGGCATATGGCATCTGGGCCCGGCATGTAAAAGGATTAAAGCTGGTGAATATTACCCTGAACCTGGCTAACAAGGATGAGCGGCCGGCTTTAATTTGTGAAGATGGACAGGATATTGAACTCAATGGCCGCAAAATTTCCGAAACAACAAAAGCGCCAACTACCATTCACCTTGAAAATATTACGAACACCCTAACCCGATAA